Sequence from the Angustibacter luteus genome:
GGCCGCGACCACCCTGCTCGTACGTCGCGTGCGCCCGCAGCAGCAGCTCGCGCGGCGGGCGGTCGGCCCGGCGTGCGTAGTACCCGGACCAATCCGGCTCGGTCGCGCCCGCCTGCGTCGTCACCATCGGCCGACCGTACGCCGGATCGGCACCCATCCGGGCGCCCCGGCGCGCCGAAGTGGTTGGATGCGTCGGACAGGTGTTCCGGGCGAGGAGGGGTCAGTGCGACTGCAGGACCAGCTCGACGGCCGGCGGATCCTGGTCACCGGCGTGACGGGCTTCGTCGGCGAGGCGCTGCTCCAGCGCATGCTGACCGAGCTGCCCGGCACCCAGCCCGTGGTCCTCGTCCGACCGAAGTCGGGCCAACCGGGACGCGACCGCATCGCCGGCCTGCTCGCCAAGCCGACCTTCCAGACCGCCGCCGAGCGCGCGGGCGGCGTCGACGCCCTGCTCGACCGCGTCGAGGTCATCGAGGGTGACCTGCGCAACCTGCCCGTCCTGCCCACGGACCTCGACGTCGTCATCCACTGCGCGGGCGACGTCTCGTTCGACCCGCCGATCCAGGAGGCGTTCACCACCAACGTGGTCGGCACGCACTCGCTGCTGCAGCGGGTGCTGGAGGCCAGCGCGGACCACCCGGTGCACTACGTGCACGTCTCGACCGCCTACGTCGGTGGACGTCGCCGCGGCGCCATCCCCGAGCGCTCGGTGGCGCACGAGGTCGACTGGCGTGCGGAGCGGGACGCCGGCCTGCGGCTCGCCCAGCAGATCGAGGACGACTCGCGGCGCGGCGACGTGCTGAAGCGGCTGAGCACCGAGGCCGAGAAGGAGCACGGTCGCGCCGGCCCCATCACCGCCGCGCAGGACGCCGAGCGGCGCCGCCGCGAGTGGGTCAAGAAGGAGCAGCTCAAGGCTGGTGGCGAGCGCGCCCGCAGCCTCGGCTGGACGGACGTCTACACCTTCACCAAGGCGATGGGTGAGCGGGTCGTCGAGGAGCTCACCAGCGGGACGTCGGTCGACGCGCCCGGTGCGCCCGCGATCCCGGTGAGCATCGTGCGGCCATCCATCATCGAGTCCGCGCTGGTCTGGCCGCACCCCGGCTGGATCGAGGGCTTCAAGATGGCCGAGCCCATCATCCTGGCGTACGGCCGCGGCGAGCTGCCGGACATGCCCGCCGCACCGGACTCGATCGTCGACATCGTGCCGGTCGACCACGTCGTCAACGCGCTGCTGGCGGTGTGCGCGACGAGCCCCGAGCCGGGCAGGCCCGACTACTTCCACGTCTCGTCGGGCGCGCGCAACCCGTTGACCTTCCGGCTGCTCTACGAGCTGGTCCGCGAGTACTTCGAGCACCACCCGTTCGACCTCGGCGAGCGCGGCGCGGTGCCGCTGGCGACGTGGCACTTCCCCGGCTCGCACCAGGCCGAACGACTGCTCACCCAGGGCGAGGCCGTGCACCGGCTGGCCGACCGCGCGCTCGGCCTGCTGCCGCGCAGCGACCGGGCTCGCGAGTTCTCCCGCGACCTGGACCGCACCCGGCGCCGGCTGGAGTTCCTGCGCCGCTACCTGGACCTGTACCGCTCGTACACCCAGGTCGAGCTGCAGTTCATGGACGACCACACCCTGGCGCTGCACCGTGCGCTCGACCCGGCGGACCTCGAGCTGTTCGGCTTCGACACCGCGGTCGTGGACTGGACGCACTACATCCGCGACGTGCACTGCCCCAGCGTCACCGAGCCGATGCGCAAGTACGACGTCATCCGGCGCAAGCGCCAGGCGGCCGGCGACCCGGGGCGACGCAAGATCGACGGCGACGCGGGCGAGCCCGGCCAGAAGGTGCTGGCGGTCTTCGACATGGACGGCACCCTGTTGTCCAGCAACGTGATCGAGACGTACCTGTGGCTGCGGCTGCCCGAGCTGGACGGCGCCGGGCGGGCCCGCGAGATCGGCCGGCTGCTGCGCCGCATGCCGTCGTACGTCGGGGCCGAGCGCCGCGACCGCGGCGGGTTCCTGCGCGCCGTCTACCGCCGCTACGCCGGCGCCGACCTGCACGAGCTGGACTCCCTCGTGGACGAGGTCATCGCACCGCACGTGCTGGAGCGGGTGTCGGGCGCGGCGATGCGCCGGGTGCGCGAGCACCGCGCGGCCGGCCACCACACGGTGCTGCTCACCGGAGCGATCCGGCCGCTCACCCGCCCGCTGGCGCCCCTGTTCGACCACGTCGTCGCCGCCGAGCTGGCCGTGGACGAGCGCGGCCGGGCCACCGGCTACCTCGCCTCGCCCCCGCTCGTCGGTGAGTCGCGGGCCGCCTGGCTGGTCCGGTACGCCGAGGTGAACGGCTACGACCTGTCGCGCTCGTTCGGCTACGCGGACAGCCACTCCGACCTGCCGCTGCTGCGCGCGGTCGGCCGTCCCACCGCGGTCTCGCCCGACGTCCCGCTGTACCGGGCCGCCCGGGCCGCGCGCTGGCCCGTCGAGACGTGGCGGACGCCGCCCGCGACCTCACGCGGCCGGGTGCCCGACGTCCGGCACGACACCACGGGGGTGAGCCTGCCGTGATGCTGGCGCTGGAGATGTTCCGCTCGATCCCGCGGTTCGCCGCCGCGAAGGTGAGCGGCGGGCGGATGCCCGGGCTGCTCGTGGGCCCGATGGCGCCGCTGCGCCTGGTCACCCGCGACGAGCCGGCCGTCCGCCGTCCGGGCTGGGCGCAGGTCAAGCCGTTGCTCTCCGGGATCTGCGGGTCGGACCTGGGCGCCATCACCGGGCAGACGTCCCTGTACTTCTCGGCGCTGGTCTCGATGCCGTTCGTGCCCGGCCACGAGGTGGTCGGCGAGCTGGCCGAGGACTGCGAGGACCTGCCCCGCGGCACCCGCGTGGTGGTCGACCCCGTGCTGGCCTGCGCCGCCCGCGGCGTCGACCCGTGCGAGCCGTGCCAGCAGGGCCGCACCAACCTGTGCAACCACGTGACCGTCGGACACATCTCGCCCGGGCTGCAGACCGGCTTCTGCCAGGACACCGGCGGCGGCTGGGGCGAGCGGCTGACGGTGCACCGCTCGCAGCTGCACGCGGTGCCGGACTCGCTGACCGACGAGCGCGCGGTGCTGGTCGAGCCGCTGGCCTGCGCCGTGCAGCTGGCCCGGCGGGCGCAGGTGCCGGCGGGTGGCTCGGTACTCGTCTCCGGAGCCGGCGCCGTCGGCCTGTTCGCGGTGCTGGCGCTGCGCGAGCTGACCGACGCGGGGCGGATCACCGTGATCGCCAAGCACGGACGGCAGGCCGACCTGGCCCGCCGGTTCGGCGCCAGCGACGTCGCCGCACCGGACGAGGCGATGCGCGCCGTGCGGCGGACCACCCGGGCGCTGCGCGTTGCGCCGCAAGGACTTCCGGCTCCCGCCGCCCGGCTCACCGGCGCCAGCGAGATGCTGCTCGGCGGCGTGGACGTCGCGGTCGACGCCGTCGGCTCGACGTCGTCGCTGGACACGGTGCTGCGCTCCACGAAGGCCGGCGGGCGGGCGGTGCTGTCCGGCATGCCGGCCGGCGCCGACCTGTCCCCCGCGTGGTTCCGCGAGCTCGAGGTGGCCGGCACGTACGCGTCGTCCGGCGACGCCTTCGACGTCGCGATGCGGCTGGCCGAGCAGGCGCCGATGGACGACGTGGTGGCCGGTCGCTACCCGCTGCACCGCTGGCGCGAGGCGCTGGACCACGCCCAGTCCGCGGGCCGGCTCGGTGCCGTCAAGGTCTGCTTCGACGTCCGGAGCCGCGCATGAGCACCGGACAGTTCCGTTCCCAGGCAAGGAGAAGCTCGTGACCCGCCCCGGTTTCGTCCTGGAGGTCGACGACCGCACCCCGCCGCTCGTCGTCCACGAGGGGGAGGGCTTCCGGCTGGAGACCTTCCCGCGCGGCACCCGCGTCGTCTACCCGCCGGAGGCGATGCCGGGCATCCGGGACGTCGACGGCGCGATCCGCCGCGCGCTGCTCGAGCCGGTCGGCAGCGACCCGCTGCCCGCGCTGCTGTTCTCCGGCATGCGCCTGACCATCGCCTTCGACGACATCTCGCTGCCTTTGCCGCCCATGGTGAAGCCGGACATCCGCCAGCGGATCATCGAGCAGGTCCTCACGATGGCCGCCGCCTCCGGCGTGGACGACGTCGAGATCGTGTCCGCCAACGCGTTGCACCGCCGGCTCACACCGGCCGAGCTCAAGGACATCGTGGGCGAGCGGGTCTTCCGCTCGTTCTTCCCGCAGGGCGCGCTCTACAACCACGACGCCGAGGACAAGGCGAACCTGCTGCACGTCGGGCAGACCGACCGCGGTGAGGACGTCGAGATCAACCGGCGGGCGGCCGAGTCCGACCTGCTGATCTACGTCAACGTCAACCTGGTGGCGATGGACGGCGGCCACAAGTCCGTGCCGATCGGGCTCGCGTCGTACAAGTCGCTGCGGCACCACCACAACAGCCACACGATGGTGCACTCGCGCTCGTTCATGGACCACACCAAGTCGGCCATGCACCACAGCGCCTGGCGGATGGGCCGGATGCTGGCCGACCACCTGAAGATCTTCACCATCGAGACGACGCTCAACAACGACGTCTTCCCCACCAACTACAAGTTCCTGATGAAGCGCGAGTGGGAGTGGGGCGTCAAGGACCAGGCGTCCATGCTGGCCGCCCGCCGCGGGCTGGCGGTGGCCCCGAAGGGCCTGCGGCACAACATCTTCCAGGGCATGCGCGCGCCGTACGGGCTGACCGGGGTGAATGCCGGCGAGACCGAGGCCGTGCACGAGCTGACCGTCGCGAAGGTGCACGAGCAGCAGATGGTCGAGGTGCAGGGGCAGAGCGACGTGCTGGTGCTCGGCGTGCCGTACCTCGGCCCGTACAACGTGAACTCCGTGATGAACCCGATCCTCGCGACCTGCATGGGGCTCGGCTACTACTTCAACAGCTACCGGGGCCAGCCCGTCGTCCGCAAGGGCGGCGCGGTGATCCTCTACCACCCGGTCGAAGAGGACTTCAACCAGCTGCACCACCCGTCGTACGTGGACTTCTACGAGGAGGTCCTCACGACGTCCACCGAGCCGTCGGTGATCGAGGCGAAGTTCGAGGAGCAGTACGCGACCGACCCCTGGTACATCCACCTGTACCGGACGTCGCACGCCTACCACGGCGTCCACCCGTTCTACATGTGGTACTGGGCGGCGCACGCCATGGACCACGTGGGCGACGTGATCTGGGTCGGCGCGAACCGGCGAGCGGTGGAGCGCATGGGGTTCCGGGCGGCGTCCTCGCTGCAGGACGCGCTCGAGATGGCGTCCGGCACCGTCGGTCGCTCGCCGTCCATCACCTACCTGCGCAACCCACCGCACCTGATCGCGGACGTGCGATGACCGGCCCCGTCGTGCACGTGACCCGGCACGTGCTGTCCGGGCAGCTGCTGCGCGGCGCCCGGCAGGACATCAAGATGGTGTCGAAGGGCTGGCGCTGGGGTCGTCGCTCCATGGTGCCGCGCTCGGCGGAGCCGTTCGTGCCGCCGAAGCAGAGCGAGCCCTTCCCGACGTCCTGGGCGCGTGGGCCGGCCGCCATCGCGGTCCGCGACGGGATCCAGCGCTTCGGCCTGGGACCGTTGCTGCGCCACGAGATCAAGCCGACCGTGCACGGGCTGGACGTGCTCGACCGGGTCGGCGGTCCGGTCATCTTCGTGGCCAACCACACCTCGCACCTGGACACCCCGCTGATCCTCTGCTCGCTGCCGGACCGCTGGCGGCGGCGCACCGCCGTCGCCGCAGCCGCCGACTACTTCTTCGACACCTGGTGGCGGGCGACGAGCTCGGCGATGGTGTTCAACACCTTCCCGATCGAGCGGCGCTCGGGATCGCTGTCGTCGACGCCGGGCGACCTGCTGGAGGACGGCTGGTCCATCGTCGTGTTCCCCGAGGGCACCCGCTCCCCCGACGGTTGGACCCGGCAGTTCCGGCACGGTGCGGCCTTCCTCTCGGTGCAGCACGACGTCCCGGTGGTCCCGATCGCGATCCGCGGCTCGTTCGCCGCGATGCCCCGTGGTCGTGGCTGGCCGGTCCCCGGCCGCCCGCCGGTCACGATGCGGTTCGGCGACCCGATCAAGGCCCGCGAGGGCGAGGGCGCGCGCGAGCTCGGCGCGCGGCTCGAGGGCGCCGTCGCGCAGCTCATGGACGAGGACGAGACCTCCTGGTGGGACGCGACCCGGCGGGCCGCCCAGGGGGTCACGCCGACGACGTCCGGCCCGGACGTCGCCCGCTGGCGCCGGGTGTGGACGCAGACCGCGTCGCCCGACGTCCGGTCGCACCGCCGCGTCTGGTCCCGCTGACCCCCCGCACCAATCGCGCTTGGTGTGGCTATTCGGGCCGAAGAACCACGTCTAGCGCGAATGGTGCGGGTGGGGGGCACGGGCTAGGTCGCGTGCTGGGTGATCCAGGTGTGCATGGCGATCGCCGCGGCAGCGCCGGCGTTGATCGAGCGGGTCGAGCCGAACTGGGCGATCGACAGGACGTCGTCGCAGGCCTCGTGCGCCGCCGGCGACAGTCCTGGCCCTTCCTGGCCGAACAGCAGCACGCACGCTCGCGGCAGCCGGTAGCCCTCCAGCGGGACGGCACCCGGCAGGTTGTCGACGCCGATCAGCGGCAGCGACCGCTCGTGCGCCCACGCGATCAGCGCGGCCACGTCGTCGTGGTGCGACAGGTGCTGGTAGCGGTCGGTGACCATCGCGCCGCGACGGTTCCACCGGCGGCGCCCGACGACGTGCACCTGCGCGGCGAGGAACGCGTTCGCCGTCCGCACCACCGACCCGATGTTGAAGTCGTGCTGCCAGTTCTCGACGGCCACGTGGAACGGGTGCCGGCGGGTGTCCAGGTCCGCCACGATGGCCGCCATCCGCCAGTAGCGGTAGCGGTCCACGACGTTGCGCGCGTCACCCTCGGCCAGCAGCTCCGGGTCGTACCGCGCGTCGTCCGGCCACGGCCCGACCCACGGACCCACGCCGATCTCCGACCCGTTCTCCCACCCGATCTCCACCGCATCCACGCAGCGAGCGTAGGGCGCACACCTCGCGGACACCTACGCTGGTGCGCGTGATGCATGCACTCGGCCCGTCGTGGCTCGACCCCCAGCACCTGATCGACACCTACGCGCTGCCCGGCACGCTGCTGGTGGTGTTCATCGAGTGCGGGCTCTTCTTCTTCCTGCTGCCCGGCGACTCGCTGCTGTTCACCCTCGGACTGCTGATCTCCCAGGGCACGCTGCACCACTCGCTGGCGTACGTGATCCCGCTGCTCATCGTGGCAGCGTTCGCGGGCAGCATCGCGGGCTACGAGATCGGCCGGGCGATGGGGCCGAGGATCACCGGGCCGAACTCCAGGCTCATCAGGCAGAAGCACGTGGACCAGACCCACGCCTTCTTCGAGCGGTACGGCGCCCGCGCCCTGATCCTCGGCCGCTTCGTGCCGATCGTCCGGACCTTCATCACGTTGATCGCGGGCGTCAGCCGGATGGACCGGCGGCAGTTCTACGTCTACAGCGCCATCGGTGCCGTGCTCTGGGTGACGACGATGACGCTCGCCGGCTACTTCCTCGGCACGATCGACTTCGTCGCCAAGAACGTCGAGGCGATCGCGATCCTGATCGTGTTCGTCTCCGTCATCCCGATCGGTTTCGAGTACCTGCGGCACCGGCGCGCCGAGCGGTCCTCGCAGGGCTGAGCCCGCACGGAGCTAGCCGATGAGCTTCTTCTGCTCGGCGGCGATCGGGATGATCGGGCGGGTGTCGCTCTCGCGCAGGGCCTTGAAGACGATGTTGGCCTGCTCCTTGTCCCACAGCACGACCGACCCCGCACCCGGCCGGTTGCCGGTGCCCGACACCGGCACGGTGATGGACAGTCCCCCACCGCCGGCCGCCGACTTCATGCCCAGCAGGAACTTCAGCAGCGCGACCGGCCCGGTGTGCTCGTCGATGGTGAGCGTCGCGGCGCCGCTGGAGGCCAGCGGGAACGCCTTGAACGGGTTGATCAGCGTGGTCGGGGTGCTGGCCTTGGCCACGATGGCGC
This genomic interval carries:
- a CDS encoding DedA family protein, with protein sequence MHALGPSWLDPQHLIDTYALPGTLLVVFIECGLFFFLLPGDSLLFTLGLLISQGTLHHSLAYVIPLLIVAAFAGSIAGYEIGRAMGPRITGPNSRLIRQKHVDQTHAFFERYGARALILGRFVPIVRTFITLIAGVSRMDRRQFYVYSAIGAVLWVTTMTLAGYFLGTIDFVAKNVEAIAILIVFVSVIPIGFEYLRHRRAERSSQG
- a CDS encoding TrmH family RNA methyltransferase; this encodes MDAVEIGWENGSEIGVGPWVGPWPDDARYDPELLAEGDARNVVDRYRYWRMAAIVADLDTRRHPFHVAVENWQHDFNIGSVVRTANAFLAAQVHVVGRRRWNRRGAMVTDRYQHLSHHDDVAALIAWAHERSLPLIGVDNLPGAVPLEGYRLPRACVLLFGQEGPGLSPAAHEACDDVLSIAQFGSTRSINAGAAAAIAMHTWITQHAT
- a CDS encoding zinc-binding dehydrogenase: MMLALEMFRSIPRFAAAKVSGGRMPGLLVGPMAPLRLVTRDEPAVRRPGWAQVKPLLSGICGSDLGAITGQTSLYFSALVSMPFVPGHEVVGELAEDCEDLPRGTRVVVDPVLACAARGVDPCEPCQQGRTNLCNHVTVGHISPGLQTGFCQDTGGGWGERLTVHRSQLHAVPDSLTDERAVLVEPLACAVQLARRAQVPAGGSVLVSGAGAVGLFAVLALRELTDAGRITVIAKHGRQADLARRFGASDVAAPDEAMRAVRRTTRALRVAPQGLPAPAARLTGASEMLLGGVDVAVDAVGSTSSLDTVLRSTKAGGRAVLSGMPAGADLSPAWFRELEVAGTYASSGDAFDVAMRLAEQAPMDDVVAGRYPLHRWREALDHAQSAGRLGAVKVCFDVRSRA
- a CDS encoding HAD-IB family phosphatase; this encodes MRLQDQLDGRRILVTGVTGFVGEALLQRMLTELPGTQPVVLVRPKSGQPGRDRIAGLLAKPTFQTAAERAGGVDALLDRVEVIEGDLRNLPVLPTDLDVVIHCAGDVSFDPPIQEAFTTNVVGTHSLLQRVLEASADHPVHYVHVSTAYVGGRRRGAIPERSVAHEVDWRAERDAGLRLAQQIEDDSRRGDVLKRLSTEAEKEHGRAGPITAAQDAERRRREWVKKEQLKAGGERARSLGWTDVYTFTKAMGERVVEELTSGTSVDAPGAPAIPVSIVRPSIIESALVWPHPGWIEGFKMAEPIILAYGRGELPDMPAAPDSIVDIVPVDHVVNALLAVCATSPEPGRPDYFHVSSGARNPLTFRLLYELVREYFEHHPFDLGERGAVPLATWHFPGSHQAERLLTQGEAVHRLADRALGLLPRSDRAREFSRDLDRTRRRLEFLRRYLDLYRSYTQVELQFMDDHTLALHRALDPADLELFGFDTAVVDWTHYIRDVHCPSVTEPMRKYDVIRRKRQAAGDPGRRKIDGDAGEPGQKVLAVFDMDGTLLSSNVIETYLWLRLPELDGAGRAREIGRLLRRMPSYVGAERRDRGGFLRAVYRRYAGADLHELDSLVDEVIAPHVLERVSGAAMRRVREHRAAGHHTVLLTGAIRPLTRPLAPLFDHVVAAELAVDERGRATGYLASPPLVGESRAAWLVRYAEVNGYDLSRSFGYADSHSDLPLLRAVGRPTAVSPDVPLYRAARAARWPVETWRTPPATSRGRVPDVRHDTTGVSLP
- a CDS encoding lactate racemase domain-containing protein, which translates into the protein MTRPGFVLEVDDRTPPLVVHEGEGFRLETFPRGTRVVYPPEAMPGIRDVDGAIRRALLEPVGSDPLPALLFSGMRLTIAFDDISLPLPPMVKPDIRQRIIEQVLTMAAASGVDDVEIVSANALHRRLTPAELKDIVGERVFRSFFPQGALYNHDAEDKANLLHVGQTDRGEDVEINRRAAESDLLIYVNVNLVAMDGGHKSVPIGLASYKSLRHHHNSHTMVHSRSFMDHTKSAMHHSAWRMGRMLADHLKIFTIETTLNNDVFPTNYKFLMKREWEWGVKDQASMLAARRGLAVAPKGLRHNIFQGMRAPYGLTGVNAGETEAVHELTVAKVHEQQMVEVQGQSDVLVLGVPYLGPYNVNSVMNPILATCMGLGYYFNSYRGQPVVRKGGAVILYHPVEEDFNQLHHPSYVDFYEEVLTTSTEPSVIEAKFEEQYATDPWYIHLYRTSHAYHGVHPFYMWYWAAHAMDHVGDVIWVGANRRAVERMGFRAASSLQDALEMASGTVGRSPSITYLRNPPHLIADVR
- a CDS encoding lysophospholipid acyltransferase family protein produces the protein MTGPVVHVTRHVLSGQLLRGARQDIKMVSKGWRWGRRSMVPRSAEPFVPPKQSEPFPTSWARGPAAIAVRDGIQRFGLGPLLRHEIKPTVHGLDVLDRVGGPVIFVANHTSHLDTPLILCSLPDRWRRRTAVAAAADYFFDTWWRATSSAMVFNTFPIERRSGSLSSTPGDLLEDGWSIVVFPEGTRSPDGWTRQFRHGAAFLSVQHDVPVVPIAIRGSFAAMPRGRGWPVPGRPPVTMRFGDPIKAREGEGARELGARLEGAVAQLMDEDETSWWDATRRAAQGVTPTTSGPDVARWRRVWTQTASPDVRSHRRVWSR